The DNA region TGATATCTAAGGTCCTATCTCACTTTGACATTGATGTCTAAGCTGAATCGTGGGTGCATGATAGCTTGGCATTAATATTGGTGTGAATCCCATATAAAAATAGttgaccttggggcgcctgggtggcgcagtcggttaaacgtccgacttcagccaggtcacgatctcgcggtccgtgggttcgagccccgcgtcgggctctgggctgatggctcagaggctggagcctgtttccgattctgtgtctccctctctctctgcccctcccccgttcatgctctgtctctctcggtcccaaaaaaaataaacgttgaaagaaaaaaaaaaattaaaaaaaaaaaaaaatagttgacatTTACCACAGTTAGTAATAGCAACTGTATTGGGATCTTCCTCCTTTTATtccaacatattaaaaaatgggaattcttggggcgcctgggtggcgcagtcggttaagcgtccgacttcagccaggtcacgatctcgcggtccgtgggttcgagccccgcgtcaggcgctgggctgatggctcggagcctggagcctgcttccgattctgtgtctccctctctctctgcccctcccccgttcatgctctgtgtctctctgtcccaaaaataaataaaaaacgttgaaaaaaaaattttttttaaataaaaaataaaaaaaaaatgggaattctTTCCAATTTTGGTTCTGGGTCTTCCCTGGGTATGGAGCAGCATCACCCCAGCTAATGACCGTGGATTTAGCTGAGCTCTCCCATGTATGTAACATCTTTGCCCTTTAGGCCTCAGcaacccccccaacccccccaccttGCCTCTTCAGTAGTGAGAAAACCCCTTGTCTTGCTGGGGTGATGTGGAAAGAAGAATGAGATGGGCACCCATAGAAGCCCATGAGTTTTTTTGTTCAAACAAAGATTTCATTCCCTTACCTTCCAAGAGCTGTCAGAGGCCCTTATCAGCGTGGACAGTAGGTCTTGGAGAATCACCATTTTCTGTTTTagaaccagttccctttggagGGCCTCCTGGGGGGAAAAATGCAAGAAGGTAAGATTAACCTGGAGGAAGAAGGAGTAGATGGGTGGAGGAACTGAAGAGAGAGTTCACATGTTACTTACTTTGAGGTACTCAGAAAGCTGGATGATTTcctagacagaaagaaaaagggtaTTCAAGAagactctaggggtgcctgagccccacctcagactctacactgacagtgtggcgcctgcttggggttctctctctctccctctctctctgcccctcccccactcatgctttttctctctctctctctctctcaaaataaataaacttaaaaaaagaaagaggggtgtctgggtggctcagtcggttaagtgtccaactcttgatcttggctcaggtcatgatctctcggttcatgggatTGTGCTCTCATTGAGCTCTGtcctgatagcatggagcctgcttgggattctctttctctgaccctttcctgattgtgctctccctctctctcaaaataaacaaataagctttaaaaaaaattaaaaaaaaaaaaaaaaaagaaggaagactcTAGGTTCCCTGAAATCCTGGAACATGGAACCAGAGCCAGGACTGGTTCGTGTCAAGTAAATTTCTTCCTTGGCTCAGAGTCCCTCCAGGCCCCTGTCCCTTTGCTTATCCAGGAAGAAGGTGTCCCTCCATCCCAGCTGTATTTACCATAGAATTCCAGAATGTCAGAACTTGGAAGAGCTGAGATATCATCTGAGTCAACCCCTTCAAAGTGAGGATTTTCTTACCTTATCTAGAACTGCAACTCCATAActgggaagagaagaaatagaataaaatgacagtggatcaaagaaaaaaaagcacatcagGAGGCAGTGGGTCGATTCCTTCTCTGATCTCTTCTGAAGAGCCAGTAGGGTAGGGAAGGTCTTTCTCTCAGTTAAGGTGGGCATGGAAGTTCATCATGCTCCTTCTCCACACACTGGGTGAGGGTTCAAGCAGAGCTTATCAGAGTGGAATGGATGGGATGTAAGGCAGCTGGGGTCACATGGAAGTACTCACTTGGTTTGCTGACTGGCATCATTCTTAATTGTTGGCTGGGCTTCTTCTGCCTTTGTCTGAGTGCCTGAGCAATGGAGGATAAGGTGATTCAGAACCCATGGAGGAggaagtgggaagggagaggCCTCTCCACTGCCAGCAAGCTGAGCCTGCTGTGGCAAGGTTTTCTGCAGGCtccagtgagggagggaggctcaGCTCTTACCACGGTGGTGTGTGGGTGGCTTCTTGATGGGAGAGTCCTGTGGTGAAAGGCCCCCAGCCTGGGAGGAGAGGTGAGCCAGATCCCTCTGGGTGCTTGAGGAAGGGTGACGCTGGGTTGGAAAGGCGTCAGAGCTGGTTCCTGACACCTGGAAAGCAAGTAGGGGATGCTGAAAGCCTAGAACTTCTTACAGCGTGATTCTCCAGCAGATTGCAGAAAGATGAACCAGTGATCAAGTTCAGATCCAGAAAGCCAAAGTAGCCCATTCCAACCTTCAAAACTACAAAGTTGTCCTTGCTCCTGCCCTCTCTTGTCCTGGTTGGTGGGTATGGTTCTCCACAGACCAGGCAAATGGGGAGCTGGGCTTGTCTCTACTTACTTTCTCTAGAATCCCTGATCTACCTTGTTTGGTTTTAGCCATTTACACTGCCAGTATGGTGATGTGGAAAGAGGACTGGTCTTAGAGTGAGGGGGTCTGGGTTAGATCCTGCCTTTTCTACTAGGTCTTGGTCTCCTGtttgtgtatgagtgtgtgtaaTGTGGATGATCTCCCAGGCCCTTTCCATATTGGAGAGGTGGCTTCCTTCCTCTCAGTAGTAGCCGGAATACCACTGAGGTTTTGTGTGAAGAGACGTTAGAGCAGGGAGGTATGGGGAAGAGTGTGGTAGTAGCCATCACAATCTagtctgctcttttttttcttttgaagtatatttatttatttttgagagagagagaaagcatgagcgggggaggggcagagagagagggagagagagagaatcccaagcaggctctgcaccgtcagtgtggagcctgatgcggggcttgatctcatgaaccatgagaccatgacctgagctgaagtcggacgcttaactgactaagctacccagatgcccctctagtctgctctttttgtattttctttatgcaAACTCAAAAATTCTAGGATTGTAACAGAACACTAAAAGGCTAAGAAATGCCTATAGTATCCAACCATGCAGACTGACTCAATCTCAGTAAAACCTTAAACAACCGATAGGCATAGGTAAAGTTTTTTAGTTAAATGTGTTTTcgttctttttctccttaaaaaaatttttttttaaacaaaaagcttTCAGAAACCTCTTGCCTTAGAAAGTACACAgttggttttattttacaattgGGCTCAAGGATCATTTTTGTGAACAGCACCTTCTATTGTGGCTAACAGATCCACTGGTTAAGAAGCCCTGAATGAACTTCTACTCTGGGTACGGAACCAGGCCAGGCACTTCCAGGGAATACGATGGACCCATCCCTGTTGTCAACATGCTCAGAACATGGACAGGAAGACACAGATGGTTTGCTGGCTGAGATCATCTCAGCACACCCTGATTTTTGCCAGCACTGCTCCTTCCCAGGCCAGAATGATGGGTGCTCTAAGTATTATTACACAATCTTAGAGGATTTATAACCTCATAAGGACCGCAGAGAGCAGAGGTGGCCTGGAGAAGCCAGAGAAAGCTTACTGGACCACGCAAGACCTTTACTGAGTGAATTTAGTACAAATGGAATGGTccaagtgaaagagaaaatgtaggTGGGTGCAacagaaggggtgtgtgtgtgtgtgtgtgtgtgtgtgtgtgtgtgtgtgtgtttctgagagGGGGCATCAAGAAGATGGGCCTGTGtccctggcatacagtaagcatatacagtatatatttgtGGAatgctggatgaatgaatgctGTAAAAGATATGTATAGATTGCCTAAATTTGAACTGATAACTAGGAATTAGCAATGGACTtactttctaaattattttttcttccctaaaaggcaaatgcaaaacaaaaaaatacctaAGCAAACAAAGACCCAAACAATAAAAGTCTCCGAATGAGTAAGTGGCTAAGGGGGACTGCTATATGATTAGGGAAGAAGGAACTTAATTTCAATCGCTTTTTAGTGACCTTGAGCCCACCCACGTGCCTGCCACCATCCAGAGCAGTGTGTCCCTTGACATGACCCACCTGctgctggggggaggaggagatcCTGCTGGCCCAAGACAAGGGCTCCTTGAGGTCAGTTGGCTGGCCTGGCCTCCTCGAGGGACCGTGCTCCTTGGCCCTGGGGCTCTGTGTCTTGCCTTTCTCCTCCACCTGCAGGTTCCTCCTCCTGAAGAACTCCTGTTGTCGTGCTCTCTGGAGCTGCTCTCTCTGCTGGGTCCTCAGCGCCTTCCCCACCTGGCGGCAAGTGGTCACATTGGGGCGGCAACGGCGGCTTTCACGGGTCTCTTGCCGGCGCTCACACTTGGCCTCATAGCTCTCGGCCCACCGGGCCAAGCCAGGGGAAGGCCTGGGGTCCAGGCTGATCATGATGACCTCCTGAGCACCTGTTGTGCTTGGCTTCCAGTTCCTGGAATAGCTGCCTGGGTCTGCCAAATGccaagagggaggagaaggggaggggtcaGGAGATGGGCAGAAAAAATGACTATCTCCCAGGACCAGGGGGCAGAAATAGCACACCATCCCATGCATGTAGGTTGAAAACTGAGGAGGTGATGGTGTCGAACTGGGAATCAGGACTCCCGGGTTCAGTCTCCATACTAATTATGGAGCTTTCCATACTGCTTCCCTCTGGCCTATGTTTCTCCCTCTGCAAAGTGGAAAGATCTCTCTGGCTTCCACTTCTTCCTTGACCTTCCTTGTTCTCACCCTGCCTCTAAGTCAGGAATAATTGATAAAATTGTCATGTGTGTATAGCCTTTTGGATAGCAGCTAGGGATGTGTTCATTTTCCAGAGACTTCTAGAGAACCAGGTAAATTGGCTCCTTGTTCTtcaatctaaaagaaaataatttttactgttCTCTTGGCCCAAGTTGTTGCTAAATAGATGAGTGACTCTTCTCAAGGCCTGGAGGGATaaccagacccccccccccaaggtgtGGCCAGTCCTGTGACCAGCACCCACTGCTATCTTTTTGGCCCTTAATGACTGGCTTCTGAGCCTGGTCCTGGGCCTGGTTGAGGAGGGAAATCTCACCCTAATTTCTCCAGTCATGAAGTACTGACATTGGTCCACTGACATCCACTTCTGGCCCAGGACTGGGCTCTGACCCTCAGGAGCAGATCAACTCAAACCAGTATCAGCTGAGTACCTGCCCTCTGTCCAGTGTTGACTGAAACCCATTTCAGAGCTTCCAGCTCAATAGCCCTCCAAGCTGAAGGTTCCATGTTTTAGAATCTCCTCTCTGTTAGGGCTAAGTATGCCGCCAGGTCAGCTCTCCTTGGCCCAAACAGAGATTGTGCCATCAAAACTAGCAACTACACAAATTACACCTTAATGAGGCattacaaacaaaaatgaaacaaaggcaAATAGTGTCAACAAGTCCGCAGGGAACCAGGCTTGGTGAAGAAGCCACACTTGTTGCCCCTTTACATGGTCCTACCTGCTATTCACAGAACCCCCAACTCTaactccttcttccttctctgtgcccttttctctctttcctaccCTCCCTCACCTACCTTCTGCAAATTAGTTTATTTTCCTAGAATCCTCTCTGGTAACTTGGCTGAGTTGGGACTGGACTTGGCTGAGCTGGTCCTGAGAGCTGGAAATTCTGCGCCCCGCCTCCACTGATCGCTGGAGTCAGCCCAGTGGTTGATGAAGGAAGAGGGACTCCTTCTGCAGCTTCTCCTCTGTGTCCTGCAACTTCACTACCCACAACCTGAGAACCCAGTTCCTGGAGAGGTCAGAGAGGGCATCTCAGCTTCATCGACCAGCAGGCAGTTACCAGCTCTGGccccttgattttatttataggcCAAACAGACTCAACAGGTAGCAGACTCTCTGTCCTTTTATTGGAACTTTCCTGCCCATCTGGCTCAGTCCAGAATTCTCTGCAGGATCCTTGCTCTCTCCAGGATCATACCACTTGTTCCCTGGGGTCATTCATGGGTGGGGCGGTCTCACTCCAGGAGAGTGGTCTTACAAGGTCAAACCTGGCATGCTGTCAAATGCCTGACTCTCCAGGCTTGGAGGGGCATCCTCCGGCTGTGGGCAGTTGCAGACCCTAGGCAGGACTGTGAGGCTGTCAGTGCTTGTTCTCTCGTCCCACCCCTGGGTGGCTTTTCTCTTTAGGCTTTTCTTCTCGTTCCTACTCTATAGGTGTTCCCTGACTTCCCACCTGCTTCCTCTGTTATCTAAAACCTTAGAACAGTATCCAAAAGGCTCACTCATTTTAAGTTATACATGACTGAATGGATTATGTACAGGTGAACTCCATGTCCAGAATCTATGCCTGTGGTGTAGGAAGGTATTCTGCCTTtgatgggggaggcagagaacccTGGCTCTGGACTCAGGCCGTGTGGATTCATatcctggctctgtcacccaCTACCCCTGTGCTTTTGGACAAACTATTACACATCTCTAAGTCTTagtcttttcatttataaaacgGGGCCACAGCCTCCCTTGTAAAGTGataagaattaaagagaaaatgcacATCAAGCATCTGGCACATAACgcacaataaatgttagctttttacAATACTAAAGTGGGATGATTATTACCCCTTTCTTGCCGATCTTAGCTATTAAAGACTCAGTGCTGTAAGACCAACGCCTCCGGCTAGACTAGCACTGCAGGACCAAGAGAATGCCTCATCCTTCCGTCTCCCACCCTCTTCTCTTTGAAGGAGTGCTGTTTACCACATGGAGGGGATGCTGGCCTCGGGTTGAAATCATATTTACTGCTCTGGTTCCTCTGACCTCTGCGTGTGGGCTACAAGGCAAAAGGGCTTCTCTGTGGTCTGGACACAAGTGCCATCGCAATTAGGCCCAGCAGAAAGGCAAAGAAGAGGCGGGGTAAAGAATCGGTGTCCAGCGTGCCTGCATCCCGCCATTAAAACGTGGGCCGCTAGGTCCCCTCCCTGTAATCCACAGGCTTTGTAGAGGAGGCAAAGCCTGTGGTTATGGAGAATCCTCCCACCTTCCTGCCATGAGGAGGAAAGGGCTGCGGGGGAGGAGATGGAGCCTGAGGTAAGGTCTTCCCCCGGACTCTGCCAGGCTGTCCACACCAGTGGGCCACTTCGCTTAAAAATACGGCTGCCTCACTCTGCTTCCTGAGGGGCAGACGCTGGGATCCGTTACTCCAGCAGGGAGTTGCAGTAGAAATGGCTCCTAGACCCCCAGGCCCTTACACCCGGGAGGATTAGGTGCACACAGCTGAATGGAATCATATCCAGCTTTCTGGGATGCTTTGACTATTCTGATTTGCTTAAACACAAGAAGCCATGTGGGACGGCTGACTGACAGGGATAGGCTGTAGAAGAAAAGGGAACTGGTCCCTGTGTGGTTCAAAGAAAGGTCACTGGGCCACTGCCCAGGCTTTCTGGCATCTGTGGGATGTCCCTTGGCAGTATGACAAGTCCCATTGGAGCTTGGGGAGGAGGTGGTATGGCTGAGGGCATCCTGCCTCAGGGAGAGGTCAGGGTGGTGCCCTCACCTGACAGGGGTTTGTTGCTGCCTTTCCAAGTCTCTGCTCCTActtcctgcttgtgtgtgcaaTGAATGGCTTCCTGCCCGGGTCTGACCGCCCTAGTGCAGAGATCCTAATGCGAGGTGAGAAGGCAAGGGCCTGCACCTACGTGCTCTAATGGCAGCTTGTTGTCTGGGGGGGACTCCTGCTTTGAAGGGAACTGTAAAAGTTCATTTAATTCATGCCCATCACTGGGCAGCCTGGACCCTAAGTCATTTGACTCACTCCTAATCTAATCTAATGGATGGAGCAGAGGAGCGACAAAAGCCGTACCCTTGTAGTGTGGCTTGTGCCCTCGGGAGCCAGTGCAGGATGCTTTCTTGCTTACCCAACCCCCCCAACACTCTTCAACTAATCCATCTGCTTCTGCGTCTCCCCCTTCAGCCGAGGGAAGCTTCAACGACAGAtcaccttcttccccaccccagagTTGGAGGTCCCCAACCTGGACACAAAAGCATCCTCCTTCTCAGTTACCTtgggttccaggctccaaaccaAGCAGCTCAGGAAAGCATTCCAGCTGCTGGGCAGATCTTGGCTGTGGTCTCAGATGGGGCAAGGCAGCAGCTGGGTCAAGTGCAAGCTGTCAGTCCATGGCCCTGGGCCCCCTTAGCATTTTCCTTCTTCGTACTGTCTTTCTTTCTGCACAGCAGCCTTGCTGAAACAGGAAACAGACAAAGCCACAACGCTTGCTCACCCCAgttcctctctcttgctctctggcACAATCTGAGTGGGCCCCTGAGCCCTTGAGGCCTCTGGGGCTGGGCACAGGAGCTCCTCCCATCTTTGGGCACCCCTGCCACCCTTTTTCTTGCTAGTGGGTCAGTGTGAGCTCTCAGTTGGTTTCAAATCAAGATCCCTTTCTAGAAGTAGACAAGGATGGGACTCTGGGTCACATGCAAACCTTGCAGTTTCGATGAGGGGGAAGATGCCTTTTTGGCCTAGATGTTCCCAGGATAGGTTTGCATGTGTATCAGGTAGCTCTCCGTGtaaggattttctctttcctctggttACCTCTTCCCAATCCTAGAGAGTTGTAAAGGGTTTCTgcttttctgggggcacctgggtggctcagtttgttaagcatctgactcttggtttcgactcaggtcacgatctcacagttcatgggttcgagccctgtgtcgggctctgtgttgacagcgtggagcctgcttggattctgtctccctctctctctgcccctcccctgcttatgctctctctctcaaaataaataaataaaaaacttaaaaaaaaaaagtttctgctcTTCTGAAGTATTTGGTGTCTTTTTCAGAATTCAGGAATGAAGCCAGCTCTGAATCTGCTCCTTTCTGAAGCAATGAGGATGTAAAAAGGTGAGGGATGTGTGGGCTGGGGAGCGGCACGACAAATAGCAGACAGAATCTCATAAAAAGTTccaaccaggggtgcctggctggctcagttggttgagcgtccgacttcggctcaggtcatgatctcacagttcatgggttcaagcccggcatcgggctctgtgctgaccgcttgctcagagcctggagcctgcttcggattctgtgtctccttctctctctgcctctcctccgcttatgctttgtctcactctgtttctcaaaaataaataaataaaaaataaaagtttccaaTCAACTAGGAAATTTGggcaaaaactaaaaagaactGATCTGTGTGCATTAAAAAGAActattacaggggtgcctggtggcttggttggtgaagtgtctgactcttgatttcatctcaggtcacgatctcatggttgagagattgagccctgtgtgcggctctgtgctgacagcagggaacctgcttgggattctctctctcctctctctgccccccccgcttctctctctctctcaaaatagacacttaaaaagaaaagaaactattacAAATGATATTGTCAGGAAATTCACAAGAAGTTCAGGATAAGAAGGTGGTGAGGAAATTGGATCAGGACAAATTAACTAAGTAGCTTTATAACTATGCGCAATAAGCCTTGAACGAATGGTCCACTCGGTACAGTGGTTGGATGATTCATATGGCTCCTATGAATTCTAGTCTTGACACATGTGAAGTATGTAAGGAGACTTTTAAATAGCTGTGATAAGATAACAGTAACATGTAGGGAGTATGTCACAGTCTTCTCCGCTGCCTACTACTTACCCCATTCTCTGAGGAGGAAACGGACAAGAAGAAGGCAGGGGAAAGGACAGAGGATGGATTCTCCAGCACTGGAACTGAAGGCAAACAACATTCCCTCAGGATAAGAGACAAGAGCTCAAGGTCCTGGAGCCTGACATAATAGAGATGAGAatgagcagagacagagaagttgGGGAATCCAAGATGAAGgaataagacatttttattgGCATAGCTGACAAAGAGGGTTCTGGTGGTTCAGGGCCCTAGGGAATACAGGTCGAGACAGAAGTTCCTATGGATCAACTATTTGGACTCTATTAACAACCAAAAGAAATGTGTATGAAGATCAAAATCCCTTTTAGGCCTATGCACTCAATGAGATACCACACCCATCATCACGAAAGAGGTAAGGCCATTACCTTTGTTTTCAGCCAAGAATTCTGGGCGCTTAAACAATTGTGACTGTACTCACTAACACGCTAATTCTGGAGATATTTGCTGTTTGGTAAAATTAGTAGTAGTGTTATCTTCTTGCTGAAACTGGCAGTTTTCTTTCCTGGTTTAAACGGTCATTTCTTGCCACAGCCTTGATTAAGTTATTCCCATTATGTCACAGATGCCTCACATTTCAAACTTAAATATCCTCTCGAGCCTTTTCTATacattttgcacattttataCTTActcttctgatatttttaaatttttttttattttttaagtaacctctactcctaacatggggctcaaactcacgaccctgagatcaagggtctcatactctactgactgagccagcattGCTGATCTATTTTATACTCAGAACAATCTATTGTTCGTAACAGAGAATATTTAAATTGATGCAGTGAGATTGAACAAAAACTGATCTCACCAAAGTTCTGACAGTTTGCTGTCAGCCTGCTCTGCAGAGAGCATTTTAGGAGCACTCTTTGAAGACTAATAAGGCAGATTGATGGAGAAATGGGTCAGAAAGCATTCAGATGTTTTTTCAGCTTTatgaaaaccattaaaataacttttaaagtaaaaaataaacatcttaatcCTACTCCCCAAACACAAGTTCCATTTTTCACAttgccttctattttcttttccttctcttctttccttctttctcttctttcttttctttttttcttttcttttctttcttttcttttctttctttcttttttttcttttcctccttccttatttattctttctttcttttacatattttaagcgTAATGAACCTACaattatatgtttgttttcccACTTGATACTatagtataatttttcatatttttgctttcttttttattatttccttattaatttctagtatttaaaaataattttataattattattttataatttttatattttatattttacatttttataattttataattattataatttaataattattatttatgattttttaaattatttccttaataatttCCTTATTATTGAACAGTAGCTATGTCTACCTAATGTTGCTCAAGATAATTATTAACCCCTGGTAAATACAATTTAATAGccataagaaaaatgaatgagttaTAATAATTTTCTGTAATCGCAATAATTGATTCAAAGCCATGGTAACTTTCAACTTTATAACGGGATTACTTTGTATATCACATCTGTCACCTGCTTTTCAAGGCTATTGGTCACTCTGAAGCATACTGCCTGAGTGGTAGCCTGGGTCAGTAGATCAGCAAGAGCACTCAGAAAGTAGAGCTGCCTGGGTTGGAAGcctggctttgccatttacttcctgtttcagtttagTAAGGTATTTAATGTCTTTgcatctcagtttcctcctctgcaagaTGGGATTAAACTgcagtgcctgagtggctcggttggttaagtttccaactttggctcaggtcacgatctcaccattcatgggtccaagccctgctttgggctctgtgctgacagctctgagcctggagcctactttaaattctttgtctcccttgctctctgccccccccccccaataaacaaaaattttaaaaagatgtaagatGGCAATAATGATAATACCTACTctacattattattttagaattacATGATATTATAACACACTCAATAAATTCCAGCTATCACTGTTGTTATAGTAACATCTGCAATTTTGAGCATTTGCCCTTGTGACTTATTAATGGTTATGATGGAATAGATCCTCAGTCAGACATGCAGCTGTATGAAAATGAAGTAGTTTCAGTGCATCTGTGTGTTTTATCTGATATAATTTCATAAGTATATACATGggttaaaaaaacattcaaaatcatctctttgaaagaataataaacataagGAACTTGTCTATCCATGCAATGATGGCATTAGTTCAAATATGTAAGTTTTTAAACTCACCCAACTCAAGTCAACTGACCAAGTTCTTTTACAAATGTGTATCACACAACtctataaggaagaaaaatagttgAGATGCCTCACACTGTTCCCTCAAATAAGTGTCTTGTGGgccatttaacttttcttttctatcGGACCAAACCAAATGTGTTCTGAAATAAGTAATGGGAACACAACTGCACCTATCTCATAAGACTgttttgaggaataaatgagtgacTTTTCATTCCGTAGAATAGTGCCTGAACATGATTTAAGTCCTACGCTTGCTAATAAAGTGaagtaaaaaagaacaaatcatcCCAACGTGCTGAGACACTTCTTAGTAT from Lynx canadensis isolate LIC74 chromosome F1, mLynCan4.pri.v2, whole genome shotgun sequence includes:
- the TRAF3IP3 gene encoding TRAF3-interacting JNK-activating modulator isoform X2, coding for MISLDPRPSPGLARWAESYEAKCERRQETRESRRCRPNVTTCRQVGKALRTQQREQLQRARQQEFFRRRNLQVEEKGKTQSPRAKEHGPSRRPGQPTDLKEPLSWASRISSSPQQQVSGTSSDAFPTQRHPSSSTQRDLAHLSSQAGGLSPQDSPIKKPPTHHRGTQTKAEEAQPTIKNDASQQTNYGVAVLDKEIIQLSEYLKEALQRELVLKQKMVILQDLLSTLIRASDSSWKGQLNEDKLKCKLRSLENQLYTCTQGADSRDLQMNQALRLLENEHQELQAKIEHLQGDRDLYSSDTQHLQDQLKRSEEEKLALVAKVQQLQSLLQNQSLQLQEQEKLLTKKGQALPVWSPKPSHKEVEPEGTGKEKERDFRDQLQKKTLQLQAKEKECRELHLELDNLSDEYLSCLRKLQHCREELNQSPRPLPRRQCGQWLSMLMVMIAIALAVFLANKDSLMI